The following are encoded in a window of Arthrobacter antioxidans genomic DNA:
- the rplI gene encoding 50S ribosomal protein L9 gives MSKLILTQEVTGLGAAGDVVEVKNGYARNYLLPRGFALMWSKGGEKQVESIKAARSAREHASLEDAQRQAAALSAKPVTLTVKAGGSGRLFGTVKADDVAKAVEAAGLGKIDKRKVELPAHIKSVGSYQANVRLHEDVAAVIDLDVVAS, from the coding sequence ATGTCGAAGCTCATTCTGACCCAGGAAGTCACCGGACTCGGTGCCGCAGGCGACGTCGTCGAGGTGAAGAACGGTTACGCACGTAACTACCTTCTGCCCCGCGGCTTCGCCCTGATGTGGAGCAAGGGTGGCGAGAAGCAGGTCGAGTCGATCAAGGCTGCCCGTTCCGCCCGCGAGCACGCATCGCTCGAGGACGCCCAGCGTCAGGCCGCCGCACTGTCGGCGAAGCCCGTCACCCTGACCGTCAAGGCGGGCGGCTCCGGCCGCCTGTTCGGCACGGTCAAGGCCGACGACGTCGCGAAGGCCGTCGAGGCCGCAGGTCTCGGCAAGATCGACAAGCGCAAGGTCGAACTCCCGGCCCACATCAAGTCGGTCGGCTCGTACCAGGCCAACGTCCGTCTCCACGAGGACGTCGCAGCAGTCATCGATCTGGACGTCGTAGCAAGCTAG
- a CDS encoding single-stranded DNA-binding protein, giving the protein MAGETVITVIGNLTNDPELRFTPSGSAVANFTIASTPRTFDRQTNDWKDGETLFLRASVWREAAENVAETLTKGTRVVAQGRLKSRSYDTKEGEKRTVMELEVDEIGPSLRYASAKVTRTQRSGGGNSGGFGGNSGGGSGGNSGGSNSGSGWGGGQQAQQPADDPWGAPSGAPSGGNSQSWGNGSDSEPPF; this is encoded by the coding sequence ATGGCAGGCGAGACAGTCATCACGGTGATCGGCAACCTCACCAACGACCCCGAGCTGCGGTTCACACCGTCGGGATCGGCGGTCGCCAACTTCACCATCGCGTCCACTCCCCGTACGTTCGATCGCCAGACCAACGACTGGAAGGACGGCGAAACGCTGTTCCTCAGGGCGTCGGTGTGGCGTGAGGCTGCGGAGAACGTCGCCGAGACCTTGACCAAGGGAACCCGCGTGGTTGCCCAGGGCCGACTCAAGTCACGTTCGTACGACACCAAAGAGGGCGAGAAGCGCACCGTCATGGAGCTGGAGGTGGACGAGATCGGTCCATCCCTGCGCTATGCGTCCGCGAAGGTCACCCGCACCCAGCGCTCCGGCGGCGGGAACAGCGGTGGCTTCGGCGGCAACTCCGGTGGCGGCTCCGGCGGTAACTCCGGCGGTTCGAACTCCGGATCCGGCTGGGGTGGGGGCCAGCAGGCCCAGCAGCCCGCGGATGATCCCTGGGGTGCTCCTTCGGGCGCTCCCTCGGGCGGAAATTCGCAGAGCTGGGGCAACGGCTCCGACTCCGAGCCTCCCTTCTAG
- a CDS encoding ABC transporter permease yields MATSTQPAPSRQQARRQADTGPGVNFGRVLKSEWIKVTTVPSTVILIVSTVLVMVGIAALLAWQTTFLFDAQSDPEMAAQMQGAPDAAEISRDIPGSGLVIGQLLMASLAVVLIASEWATGMIRSTMVAVPRRTPALLAKQLIMAVVSFVVGAGAALLGYLIAQPILGSADLGFSLGDDGVLLHIVNTGSVLALVSVFAMSIGTLVRNTAGGVVTSIGVLLVLPIVVAIFGSGTEWVVDAARFLPSSGGEQMVATTIRDGALNQWQGALVLGGWSLLLLITSLVVTKKRDV; encoded by the coding sequence ATGGCAACCTCGACCCAACCCGCCCCCTCCCGGCAGCAGGCGCGCCGGCAGGCCGACACCGGTCCCGGCGTGAACTTCGGCCGCGTCCTGAAGTCCGAGTGGATCAAGGTGACCACGGTCCCCTCGACCGTCATCCTGATCGTCTCGACGGTCCTGGTCATGGTCGGCATCGCGGCCCTGCTCGCATGGCAGACGACCTTCCTGTTCGATGCACAGAGCGACCCCGAGATGGCCGCGCAGATGCAGGGAGCGCCGGATGCCGCGGAGATCTCCCGTGACATCCCGGGGTCCGGCCTCGTGATCGGGCAGCTCCTCATGGCCTCCCTCGCGGTCGTCCTGATCGCGTCGGAATGGGCCACGGGCATGATCCGGTCCACCATGGTGGCAGTACCCCGCCGGACCCCCGCGCTCCTGGCGAAGCAGCTCATCATGGCGGTCGTCTCCTTCGTGGTGGGTGCCGGCGCCGCCCTCCTCGGCTATCTCATCGCGCAGCCCATCCTCGGGTCCGCCGATCTCGGGTTCAGCCTCGGTGACGACGGCGTGCTCCTGCACATCGTGAACACCGGCTCGGTGCTGGCGCTCGTATCGGTCTTCGCCATGTCGATCGGCACGCTGGTCCGGAACACGGCAGGGGGCGTCGTCACCTCGATCGGTGTCCTGCTCGTGCTGCCGATCGTCGTCGCCATCTTCGGAAGCGGCACCGAGTGGGTCGTGGACGCTGCACGGTTCCTCCCGAGCTCGGGTGGCGAGCAGATGGTCGCCACGACCATCCGGGACGGCGCCCTCAACCAGTGGCAGGGGGCGCTGGTGCTGGGCGGATGGTCGCTGCTGCTCCTCATCACCTCCCTGGTCGTCACCAAGAAGCGCGATGTCTAG
- a CDS encoding MarR family winged helix-turn-helix transcriptional regulator: MPELNDWSTSRLLTTAARIVEHSWNEKLLGIGITHAGLTTLGVLEREGTLTGVRLAQLVHVQAQTVGRTLDRLEKRGLVTRLRNSADRRSQRITITSAGLKALERAKNIENELMAEDGLASEDLRNRLKTVINELGPKKD, encoded by the coding sequence GTGCCTGAATTGAACGATTGGTCGACCAGCCGCCTGTTGACGACCGCGGCCCGCATCGTCGAGCACTCCTGGAACGAGAAGCTCCTGGGCATCGGCATCACCCACGCGGGACTCACGACTCTGGGAGTCCTCGAGCGCGAAGGCACGCTCACCGGCGTGCGGCTCGCCCAGCTGGTCCACGTTCAGGCGCAGACCGTGGGGCGAACCCTCGACCGTCTCGAGAAGCGGGGCCTCGTGACCCGGCTCCGCAATTCGGCCGACCGGCGCAGCCAGCGCATCACGATCACGTCGGCCGGGCTCAAGGCCCTGGAGCGGGCCAAGAACATCGAGAACGAACTGATGGCCGAGGACGGCCTGGCTTCCGAGGATCTGCGGAACCGCCTCAAGACGGTCATCAACGAGCTCGGGCCCAAGAAGGACTAG
- the dnaB gene encoding replicative DNA helicase, whose protein sequence is MSLAHADSSSDTRSPEFSRTPPQDLVAEQSVLGGMMLSKDAIADCVEVLRGLDFYRPAHESIYEAIIDLYGRGEPADAVTVSDELTKRGEISRIGGPAYLHTLIQSVPTAANAGFYAEIVRERAVLRRLVDAGTKIVQLGYSNDGEVDDLVNAAQAEVYAVAERRTAEDYVALKDIIEGTVDEIESAGHKGEGMTGVPTGFYELDELTQGLHGGQMIVVAARPAMGKSTFALDWARSAAIKHNMTTVFFSLEMGRNEIAMRLLSAEATIGLQDLRKGTIKDEQWGKIATTMGRMNDAPLFIDDSPNMSLMEIRAKCRRLKQRHDLKLVVLDYLQLMSSGKRVESRQQEVSEFSRALKLLAKELNVPVVALSQLNRGSEQRTDKRPQVSDLRESGSIEQDADMVILLHRDDVYDKESARAGEADVIVAKHRNGPTKTLVVGFQGHYSRFNNMAADGGGY, encoded by the coding sequence GTGTCCCTGGCACATGCAGACTCATCATCGGACACCCGGAGCCCCGAGTTTTCGCGTACCCCGCCTCAGGACCTCGTCGCGGAGCAGTCCGTGCTCGGCGGCATGATGCTGTCCAAAGATGCGATCGCCGACTGCGTGGAGGTGCTGCGCGGCCTGGACTTCTACCGGCCCGCCCACGAGAGCATCTACGAGGCCATCATCGACCTCTACGGCCGGGGGGAGCCGGCCGACGCCGTCACGGTCTCCGACGAGCTCACCAAGCGCGGTGAGATCTCGCGCATCGGCGGACCGGCCTACCTGCACACACTGATCCAGTCCGTGCCGACCGCCGCGAATGCGGGCTTCTACGCGGAGATCGTGCGGGAGCGCGCCGTCCTGCGCAGGCTGGTCGACGCCGGCACCAAGATCGTGCAGCTCGGCTACTCCAACGACGGCGAGGTGGACGACCTCGTGAACGCCGCACAGGCCGAGGTGTACGCGGTGGCGGAGCGTCGCACCGCCGAGGACTACGTGGCGCTGAAGGACATCATCGAGGGCACGGTGGACGAGATCGAGTCCGCGGGGCACAAGGGCGAGGGCATGACGGGCGTGCCCACCGGATTCTACGAACTGGACGAGCTGACCCAGGGCCTCCACGGCGGTCAGATGATCGTCGTCGCCGCCCGCCCCGCCATGGGTAAGTCGACCTTCGCGCTGGACTGGGCCCGGTCGGCGGCGATCAAGCACAACATGACCACGGTCTTCTTCTCCCTCGAGATGGGTCGCAACGAGATCGCGATGCGCCTCCTCTCCGCCGAGGCCACCATCGGGTTGCAGGATCTGCGCAAGGGCACGATCAAGGACGAGCAGTGGGGGAAGATCGCCACGACGATGGGGCGCATGAACGACGCCCCGCTGTTCATCGATGACAGCCCGAACATGTCGCTGATGGAGATCAGGGCGAAATGCCGGCGGCTCAAGCAGCGTCACGACCTCAAACTCGTGGTGCTGGACTACCTGCAGCTCATGTCGTCCGGCAAGCGGGTGGAATCTCGCCAGCAGGAGGTTTCGGAGTTCTCACGAGCCCTGAAACTGCTGGCGAAGGAGCTCAACGTCCCCGTGGTCGCCCTGTCGCAGCTCAACCGTGGGTCCGAGCAGCGGACGGACAAGCGGCCACAGGTCTCGGATCTGCGCGAGTCGGGCTCGATCGAGCAGGATGCCGACATGGTCATCCTGCTGCATCGCGACGACGTGTACGACAAGGAATCGGCTCGTGCGGGCGAGGCCGACGTGATCGTTGCCAAGCACCGTAACGGTCCCACCAAGACGCTCGTCGTCGGGTTCCAGGGCCACTACTCGCGGTTCAACAACATGGCCGCGGACGGCGGGGGCTACTAG
- a CDS encoding cysteine hydrolase family protein, producing the protein MPWTEAGPGAGGHGGRTALLIIDMQNAFFEDEALAVQQEALVAACNGLIDAARRGRAPVLVARTEHLRDGSTWTRSMLDDGQGFIFRGSRQADAVAGLRVDGIDVVTKARDSAFFGTDLAARLRGLDVDHLVLAGVSTHSCVAQTGADAFAHDFRVSYARDAIGSTNQQYAEAMLEIMSVGYRQPVLDRMEAESLFA; encoded by the coding sequence ATGCCATGGACTGAGGCGGGGCCCGGTGCCGGAGGACATGGGGGAAGGACTGCCCTGCTGATCATCGACATGCAGAACGCCTTCTTCGAGGACGAGGCGCTCGCCGTGCAGCAGGAGGCCCTCGTCGCGGCCTGCAACGGGCTGATCGATGCCGCGCGCCGCGGACGGGCTCCCGTGCTCGTGGCGCGCACCGAGCACCTGCGGGACGGCTCGACCTGGACGCGGTCGATGCTCGACGACGGTCAGGGCTTCATCTTTCGCGGCAGCCGCCAGGCGGACGCCGTCGCGGGGCTGCGCGTGGACGGGATCGATGTCGTGACGAAGGCACGCGACAGTGCCTTCTTCGGCACCGATCTCGCGGCGCGCCTCCGCGGGCTGGACGTGGACCACCTCGTCCTCGCCGGGGTCTCCACGCACAGCTGCGTCGCGCAGACAGGGGCCGACGCCTTCGCCCACGACTTCCGCGTCAGCTACGCCCGCGACGCGATCGGCAGCACGAACCAGCAGTACGCCGAAGCGATGCTGGAGATCATGTCCGTGGGGTACCGGCAGCCGGTCCTCGACCGGATGGAGGCAGAATCCCTGTTCGCATGA
- the rpsR gene encoding 30S ribosomal protein S18: MAKAELRKPKPKSNPLKAADVTVIDYKDVALLRKFISDRGKIRARRVTGVTVQEQRKIAQAIKNAREVALLPYSGAGRG, encoded by the coding sequence ATGGCTAAGGCTGAACTCCGTAAGCCCAAACCAAAGTCCAACCCCTTGAAGGCCGCTGACGTCACCGTCATCGACTACAAGGACGTAGCCCTGCTGCGTAAGTTCATTTCCGATCGCGGAAAGATCCGTGCCCGTCGCGTCACCGGTGTGACCGTCCAGGAGCAGCGCAAGATCGCTCAGGCAATCAAGAACGCCCGCGAAGTCGCCCTCCTGCCGTACTCCGGCGCCGGCCGCGGCTAG
- a CDS encoding response regulator, whose product MTTQHGTPATPIRILLADDQPLLRMGFRLILEGEPDLQIAGEASTGAEAVRLTAELSPDVVLMDVRMPQGDGIEATRQITSSGSCARIIILTTFDLDEYAFAGLQAGASAFLLKDVAPEGLVHAVRVVASGDAVVAPRVTQRLLETYVRSLPPVQRTTAAPDRRLAELTPREREVLEAIAEGLSNAELAARFFLSEATIKTHVRRILTKLDLRDRVQAVVYAYENGIVVPGPAH is encoded by the coding sequence ATGACCACGCAGCACGGCACACCGGCCACGCCCATCAGGATTCTGCTCGCTGACGATCAGCCGCTCCTGCGCATGGGCTTCCGGCTGATCCTCGAGGGCGAACCGGACCTGCAGATCGCCGGGGAGGCATCCACCGGGGCCGAGGCCGTCCGGCTCACCGCCGAGCTGTCGCCCGACGTGGTGCTGATGGACGTGCGGATGCCGCAGGGGGACGGCATCGAGGCGACACGCCAAATCACCTCGTCCGGGTCGTGCGCGCGCATCATCATCCTGACGACCTTCGATCTGGACGAGTACGCCTTCGCCGGCCTGCAGGCGGGCGCCTCGGCGTTCCTGCTCAAGGACGTGGCGCCCGAGGGCCTGGTGCACGCGGTGCGCGTCGTCGCCAGCGGGGACGCCGTCGTCGCGCCACGCGTCACACAGCGGCTCCTGGAGACCTACGTGCGGTCCCTCCCGCCGGTGCAGAGGACGACGGCGGCACCGGACCGTCGCCTGGCCGAGCTGACGCCGCGTGAACGGGAAGTGCTCGAGGCGATCGCCGAGGGGCTGTCCAACGCCGAACTCGCCGCCCGGTTCTTCCTGTCGGAAGCAACCATCAAGACGCATGTGCGGAGGATCCTGACGAAGCTGGACCTCCGGGACCGGGTGCAGGCCGTGGTGTACGCGTACGAGAACGGGATCGTGGTGCCGGGCCCGGCACACTGA
- a CDS encoding CalY family protein: protein MARTARTSRITMKSTSGKVLASVALLGVAASVAGLGTYGSFTSTTSASETVTAGSVDVQLGTAGTAANRLTVASAGLVPGDTTQRAATLTNAGNQNFGGVTLTTSATAPTLLTTDALNGLQVTVDACSIPWAETTIPATATTSIAYTYTCSAVTTKVLATRPILGADVVLSNLASVTTAKADNLRVTATLPSTAGNDFQGLTGTVNFAFTATQRAATSR from the coding sequence ATGGCACGCACCGCACGCACCTCCCGCATCACCATGAAGTCCACCTCGGGCAAGGTCCTCGCCTCCGTCGCCCTGCTCGGCGTGGCCGCGTCGGTCGCGGGCCTCGGCACCTACGGTTCCTTCACCTCCACGACGTCCGCCAGCGAGACGGTCACGGCCGGGTCGGTGGACGTCCAGCTCGGCACCGCGGGCACCGCCGCCAACCGCCTCACCGTCGCCTCCGCCGGCCTCGTCCCGGGCGACACCACCCAGCGCGCCGCCACCCTGACCAACGCCGGCAACCAGAACTTCGGGGGCGTCACGCTCACCACGTCCGCCACCGCCCCCACCCTGCTGACGACCGACGCCCTCAACGGCCTCCAGGTCACCGTCGACGCCTGCAGCATCCCCTGGGCGGAGACCACGATCCCTGCCACAGCCACGACCTCCATCGCCTACACCTACACCTGCTCGGCCGTCACCACCAAGGTCCTGGCGACCCGCCCGATCCTCGGCGCCGACGTGGTCCTCTCCAACCTCGCCTCGGTCACCACCGCCAAGGCAGACAACCTGCGTGTCACCGCCACCCTCCCCTCCACGGCCGGCAACGACTTCCAGGGACTCACCGGCACCGTGAACTTCGCCTTCACCGCCACCCAGCGCGCAGCCACCAGCCGCTAG
- a CDS encoding sensor histidine kinase produces MTDRPLVKETAERTAAVSFTELNARRLGPFRRFFRSHPRAMDAVVVLVFVLLSLPNALLVLLDGENWFGVAGVALAAVALAFRRDRPLLVLAFVAALDIPVSVVTEGAGSSGIATMFALYTVAVAYPLRQTLLAAAVATAFSVSALFLIPVSTFGDAPGVIWLLSGFIVMFLAVAVGLGVTVRRDREHESVLREWAARNAELASAGERNRIAREMHDVVAHSLTVMVALSDGAAVVMKRDPERAAAVLGELSGTGRTAIADMRRVLGVLRAEAVSGSLEPLPASSSLAHLLDGFRAAGLPLRVTTTGPMLPDDPAFQLTVYRILQESLTNVLRYGKGVTLVDVAIARTGQDVTLRVADDGRGAMGPVASLGSGQGIAGMRERAAIYAGTVECGDRPSGGWLVEVRLTVPDAAGGTGNQRGKEKDDHAARHTGHAHQDSAR; encoded by the coding sequence ATGACTGACAGACCCTTGGTGAAGGAGACCGCGGAACGAACGGCCGCGGTCTCCTTCACCGAGCTCAATGCCCGCCGGCTGGGGCCCTTCCGGCGGTTCTTCCGGAGCCACCCGAGGGCCATGGACGCCGTCGTGGTCCTGGTGTTCGTGCTCCTCTCCCTCCCCAACGCCCTGCTCGTCCTGCTCGACGGCGAGAACTGGTTCGGCGTCGCGGGTGTGGCGCTGGCCGCCGTGGCGCTGGCCTTCCGCCGGGACCGGCCGCTCCTGGTCCTCGCCTTCGTCGCGGCCCTCGACATCCCCGTGAGTGTGGTGACCGAGGGTGCCGGGAGCAGCGGGATCGCGACGATGTTCGCCCTCTACACCGTGGCCGTGGCCTATCCGTTGCGGCAGACGCTCCTCGCCGCCGCGGTGGCGACGGCCTTCTCGGTGAGCGCCCTGTTCCTCATCCCGGTCAGCACCTTCGGTGACGCACCGGGCGTGATCTGGCTCCTCAGCGGCTTCATCGTGATGTTCCTGGCCGTCGCCGTCGGCCTCGGCGTCACGGTGCGGCGGGATCGGGAGCACGAGAGCGTCCTGCGTGAGTGGGCTGCTCGTAACGCGGAGCTGGCCTCCGCCGGGGAGCGCAACAGGATCGCCCGCGAGATGCACGACGTCGTCGCGCATTCACTGACCGTCATGGTGGCACTGTCCGACGGCGCCGCCGTCGTGATGAAGCGCGACCCGGAGCGCGCGGCCGCGGTGCTCGGCGAGCTGTCGGGCACGGGCCGCACGGCCATCGCCGACATGCGCCGTGTCCTCGGCGTCCTGCGCGCGGAGGCCGTGAGCGGATCGCTCGAGCCGTTGCCGGCGTCGAGCTCGCTGGCACACCTGCTGGACGGTTTCCGCGCGGCGGGCCTGCCGCTCAGGGTGACCACGACCGGCCCGATGCTGCCGGACGATCCTGCGTTCCAGCTGACGGTGTACCGGATCCTGCAGGAGTCGCTGACCAACGTGCTGCGGTACGGCAAGGGCGTTACGCTGGTCGACGTCGCGATCGCCCGGACCGGTCAGGACGTGACGCTCCGGGTGGCGGACGACGGACGGGGCGCCATGGGGCCCGTCGCGTCCCTCGGCTCCGGACAGGGCATCGCCGGCATGCGCGAGCGTGCCGCCATCTACGCAGGCACCGTCGAGTGCGGCGACCGCCCGTCGGGTGGCTGGCTCGTCGAGGTCCGGCTGACAGTCCCCGACGCCGCCGGCGGAACGGGCAACCAACGGGGGAAAGAGAAAGATGACCACGCAGCACGGCACACCGGCCACGCCCATCAGGATTCTGCTCGCTGA
- the rpsF gene encoding 30S ribosomal protein S6, with protein MRAYELMVIIDPDVEERSIDPTLEKFLNVVRNGGGTVDKVDIWGRRRLAYEIQKKTEGIYAVVNFTATPAVASELDRQLSLNETIMRTKIIRPEEQKVSAE; from the coding sequence ATGCGTGCATATGAATTGATGGTAATCATCGACCCCGACGTCGAGGAACGCTCCATCGACCCAACACTCGAGAAGTTCCTGAATGTCGTCCGTAACGGCGGCGGCACCGTGGACAAGGTGGATATCTGGGGACGCCGGCGCCTTGCGTACGAGATCCAGAAGAAGACCGAGGGCATCTACGCCGTCGTCAACTTCACCGCAACCCCGGCCGTGGCTTCCGAGCTCGACCGCCAGCTGAGCCTCAACGAGACGATCATGCGCACCAAGATCATCCGCCCCGAGGAGCAGAAGGTTTCCGCCGAGTAA
- a CDS encoding M18 family aminopeptidase, protein MSPAPAHIQDLGAYVSASPSSFHAVAEAGRRLSAAGFRQLVEQDAWEGGAGSFFVIRDGALIAWTVPSAAGPTTGFHILGAHTDSPSFKLKPRPTTGKYGWLQAGVEVYGGPLLNSWLDRELALAGRLTLHDGSEHLVATGPILRFPQLAIHLDRAVNDGLTLDKQRHMNPVWGLGEPAGADLLGLLAAGADVDPREVGGFDVVVADTQAPRVFGTQGEFFASGRLDNLSSVHAGLTAIIGASDGPAHGPIAVLAAFDHEEVGSGSRSGASGPFLEDMLLRISLGLGAGTEERLRALAVSFCVSADAGHAVHPNYAERHDPANLPILNGGPLLKINANQRYTTDAPGAAHWAALCRAAGVPYQEFVSNNVMPCGSTIGPLTATRLGIRTVDVGTPLLSMHSARELCGVDDPGYLAQVSRAFFRGGQ, encoded by the coding sequence ATGAGCCCAGCACCAGCGCACATCCAGGACCTCGGAGCCTATGTCTCGGCGTCGCCGTCGAGCTTCCACGCGGTGGCGGAGGCCGGCCGGCGACTCTCGGCCGCAGGATTCCGGCAGCTGGTGGAACAGGACGCGTGGGAGGGCGGTGCGGGCAGCTTCTTCGTCATCCGCGACGGCGCCCTGATCGCCTGGACCGTCCCGTCGGCAGCCGGCCCCACGACCGGGTTCCATATCCTCGGCGCGCACACCGACTCGCCGTCGTTCAAGCTGAAGCCACGACCCACCACCGGGAAGTACGGCTGGCTGCAGGCCGGCGTGGAGGTGTACGGCGGGCCCCTCCTGAACTCCTGGCTGGATCGCGAGCTCGCGCTCGCCGGCCGGCTCACCCTCCACGACGGCAGCGAGCACCTCGTGGCCACCGGGCCGATCCTCCGCTTCCCCCAGCTCGCGATCCACCTCGACCGCGCCGTCAACGACGGACTGACCCTCGACAAGCAGCGCCACATGAACCCGGTGTGGGGCCTCGGGGAGCCTGCAGGCGCCGACCTCCTCGGGCTCCTCGCCGCGGGTGCCGACGTCGACCCGCGTGAGGTCGGCGGGTTCGACGTCGTCGTCGCCGATACGCAGGCCCCCCGCGTCTTCGGCACGCAGGGCGAATTCTTCGCCTCCGGGCGGCTCGACAACCTCTCCTCCGTGCATGCCGGGCTCACGGCGATCATCGGGGCGTCGGATGGGCCCGCGCACGGACCGATCGCCGTCCTCGCGGCGTTCGACCACGAGGAGGTGGGCAGCGGCTCCCGGTCCGGGGCGAGTGGCCCCTTCCTCGAGGACATGCTCCTGCGGATCTCCCTGGGGCTCGGCGCCGGGACGGAGGAGCGGCTGCGGGCGCTCGCGGTGTCCTTCTGCGTCTCCGCCGACGCGGGCCACGCCGTGCACCCCAACTACGCGGAGCGGCATGACCCGGCCAACCTGCCGATCCTCAATGGTGGTCCGCTACTGAAGATCAACGCCAACCAGCGGTATACCACCGACGCACCCGGCGCCGCCCACTGGGCAGCGCTCTGCCGCGCGGCGGGTGTGCCGTACCAGGAGTTCGTGTCCAACAACGTGATGCCGTGCGGCTCGACGATCGGACCGCTCACCGCCACCAGGCTCGGGATCCGCACGGTCGACGTCGGGACACCGCTGCTGTCGATGCACTCGGCGCGTGAGCTCTGCGGCGTCGACGATCCCGGGTACCTCGCGCAGGTCAGCCGGGCGTTCTTCCGCGGCGGGCAGTAG
- a CDS encoding DUF2382 domain-containing protein, whose product MITQENIDTMLGNGGNVLGSDGEKIGSIGQVYLDDQTGEPSWVTAKTGLFGTSESFIPLQGADVEGHDVRVPYSKHQVKDAPRIESDGNLSPEEEDRLYRHYEIGGGTSDRTDTTHTTTDTTRTTTGTAGRNDRDVDIDTTSRHEGRTDTDRATVGHDTSGPTTDDAMTRSEEQLHVGTARQEAGRARMRKYVVTENVTKTVPVSHEEVRVEREPITDANRGDALGGPAISEEEHEVTLHAERPVVEKEAVPVERVRLDKETVTSNETVSEEVRKEQIDVDGEEDTRRGNNL is encoded by the coding sequence ATGATTACTCAGGAAAACATCGACACCATGCTCGGCAACGGCGGCAACGTGCTCGGGTCGGACGGCGAGAAGATCGGCTCGATCGGCCAGGTCTACCTCGACGACCAGACCGGCGAGCCCAGCTGGGTCACGGCGAAGACGGGCCTGTTCGGCACCTCCGAGTCCTTCATCCCGCTCCAGGGCGCCGACGTCGAAGGCCATGACGTCCGGGTCCCCTACAGCAAGCACCAGGTGAAGGATGCCCCGCGCATCGAGTCCGACGGCAACCTCAGCCCGGAGGAAGAGGATCGCCTCTACCGCCACTACGAGATCGGCGGCGGCACCAGCGACCGCACCGACACGACCCACACCACCACTGACACGACCCGCACCACGACCGGGACCGCAGGCCGGAACGACCGCGACGTCGACATCGACACCACCAGCCGTCACGAAGGCCGCACCGACACGGACCGCGCAACCGTGGGCCACGACACCTCCGGCCCCACCACGGATGATGCGATGACCCGCTCCGAGGAGCAGCTGCACGTCGGGACCGCGCGTCAGGAAGCCGGCCGCGCACGCATGCGCAAGTACGTCGTCACCGAGAACGTGACGAAGACCGTCCCCGTCAGCCACGAGGAAGTCCGCGTGGAACGCGAGCCCATCACGGACGCCAACCGCGGCGACGCGCTCGGCGGCCCGGCCATCAGCGAGGAAGAGCACGAAGTGACCCTCCACGCCGAGCGCCCGGTGGTCGAGAAGGAAGCGGTCCCCGTCGAGCGCGTCCGCCTCGACAAGGAGACCGTCACCTCCAACGAGACTGTGAGCGAAGAAGTTCGCAAGGAGCAGATCGACGTCGACGGCGAAGAAGACACGCGTCGGGGCAACAACCTCTAG